Proteins encoded by one window of Rutidosis leptorrhynchoides isolate AG116_Rl617_1_P2 chromosome 7, CSIRO_AGI_Rlap_v1, whole genome shotgun sequence:
- the LOC139860312 gene encoding uncharacterized protein, with the protein MEVSLISDTLTTIASKYSHVLGLGLSNSVTDRHYSSHDHHLQITAIMLPIDAIAPPTVKPRTAPKKLARKRRRVKRSSKSDGGGGGAYCDEDGGGFFDGGDGPFGGGGGGGGGGDFGGFNWYESVPDSPSDPAFDVVYGVLCWIVFSNCLHFAFKKVIRILADGIADTEREKVHLRFTPIC; encoded by the coding sequence ATGGAGGTTTCATTGATTTCCGACACGCTAACCACAATCGCTTCCAAATACAGCCacgtattagggttagggttatccAATTCCGTCACCGATCGCCACTATTCATCACACGATCACCACCTCCAAATCACCGCCATCATGCTTCCGATTGACGCCATCGCTCCTCCGACTGTCAAACCTAGAACCGCACCTAAAAAACTCGCTCGAAAACGACGTCGTGTTAAACGTAGCTCTAAATCCGACGGTGGCGGTGGTGGTGCTTATTGTGATGAAGACGGTGGCGGATTCTTCGACGGTGGCGATGGTCCGTTCGGCGGCGGCGGCGGAGGCGGCGGTGGTGGAGATTTTGGTGGATTCAATTGGTACGAATCGGTGCCGGATTCGCCGTCGGATCCGGCTTTTGATGTTGTGTACGGAGTGCTTTGTTGGATCGTTTTTTCGAATTGTTTGCATTTCGCGTTTAAAAAGGTGATTAGGATATTAGCTGATGGAATTGCAGATACTGAAAGAGAGAAGGTTCATTTGAGGTTTACTCCAATTTGCTAA